The following coding sequences are from one candidate division KSB1 bacterium window:
- a CDS encoding DUF502 domain-containing protein, with amino-acid sequence MRQLLRKVGDRFVAGLLVTVPLVATVLALKFLFGAVDGLVGPLPEQLFGRDIPGFGVLVTGLVVLSVGLLTANLAGRRTISWLEGFLQRIPVVSSIYTAAKEITQAVSHPNKLLFKEVVMVEYPRKGVFAYGFITSETRRPEEGGVLHLYNVFIPRVPVPTTGWLVAFPAEQVVRLRISVERALKLVVSGGIVAPADLVAKPAPPVCEDSVPGPAIERQPELVSS; translated from the coding sequence GTGCGGCAGCTTCTAAGAAAAGTAGGCGATAGGTTCGTGGCGGGACTCCTGGTAACGGTCCCCCTGGTGGCCACCGTGCTGGCATTGAAGTTCCTCTTCGGCGCCGTCGATGGGCTGGTCGGTCCTCTGCCGGAACAGTTGTTCGGCCGGGACATCCCGGGTTTTGGGGTGTTGGTCACCGGGCTGGTGGTGCTCTCTGTTGGTCTCCTCACTGCCAACCTTGCCGGGCGGCGCACTATTTCCTGGCTGGAGGGCTTTTTGCAAAGGATTCCGGTGGTGAGCAGCATCTACACGGCGGCGAAGGAGATCACGCAGGCCGTGTCCCATCCTAACAAGCTCCTCTTCAAGGAGGTAGTGATGGTGGAGTATCCCCGCAAGGGGGTCTTTGCCTATGGCTTTATCACCAGCGAGACCAGGCGGCCGGAGGAGGGAGGTGTGCTGCACCTCTACAACGTGTTCATTCCACGCGTCCCAGTACCGACCACAGGCTGGCTGGTGGCCTTCCCTGCCGAGCAGGTGGTCCGCCTGCGGATCTCCGTGGAACGGGCCTTGAAGTTAGTCGTTTCCGGCGGCATAGTGGCCCCTGCCGACCTTGTGGCTAAGCCCGCGCCGCCGGTTTGCGAAGACAGCGTGCCCGGCCCCGCCATTGAACGACAGCCGGAGCTTGTGAGCTCCTGA
- a CDS encoding Gfo/Idh/MocA family oxidoreductase encodes MEKLRIGVIGVGKLGTCHCQALARVPSVTLVGMYDASEAARRQASLTLGVRPYDSMDDLLGQVDAVTVAVPTVAHLDVCRRALTKGVHVFVEKPIASSVAEAEEIIALANRHNLTLQVGHIERFNPAIRALEGIELAPLFIESHRLAPFDPRGTDVAVVLDLMIHDIDIILSLVRSEVTHIAANGVAVVSHEPDIANARIQFTNGCVANVTASRISQRKMRKMRLFQRDTYISIDFLLHITEVFQMVDLGTPEPAESFSAILGQVDKGARRRKVLYTKLTPPETDALQAELQAFVQAVLTGTPPPVTGEDARRALAVASDIVAIVKQGMPVS; translated from the coding sequence ATGGAAAAGCTACGCATTGGCGTCATTGGCGTAGGCAAGCTTGGCACCTGCCACTGCCAGGCACTGGCACGCGTGCCGTCCGTGACCTTAGTGGGCATGTACGATGCCAGTGAGGCCGCTCGTCGCCAGGCATCTCTGACCTTGGGGGTGAGGCCCTACGACAGCATGGACGATTTGCTGGGGCAAGTGGACGCGGTGACGGTGGCGGTGCCGACCGTGGCGCACCTGGATGTCTGCCGCCGCGCCTTGACGAAGGGAGTGCACGTCTTCGTCGAGAAACCCATCGCCAGCTCGGTGGCCGAGGCGGAGGAAATCATTGCTCTGGCCAACCGGCACAACCTCACCCTGCAGGTGGGACATATCGAGCGTTTCAACCCGGCCATCCGCGCCCTGGAGGGGATCGAGTTGGCACCCCTGTTCATCGAATCGCATCGCCTCGCCCCTTTTGACCCGCGGGGCACCGACGTGGCAGTGGTCCTCGACCTCATGATCCACGACATTGACATCATTCTCAGCCTGGTGCGCAGCGAGGTGACGCACATTGCCGCCAACGGTGTGGCGGTAGTTTCCCACGAGCCGGACATCGCAAACGCCCGCATCCAGTTTACCAACGGCTGCGTGGCCAATGTGACCGCCAGCCGCATCTCGCAGCGGAAGATGCGCAAGATGCGTCTGTTCCAGCGCGACACCTACATCTCCATCGACTTTCTGCTGCACATCACCGAGGTCTTTCAAATGGTGGACTTGGGGACCCCGGAACCGGCAGAGAGCTTCTCGGCAATTCTGGGACAAGTGGACAAGGGAGCGCGGCGCCGCAAGGTGCTCTACACCAAACTCACCCCACCGGAAACTGACGCCTTGCAGGCTGAGCTGCAGGCATTTGTCCAGGCGGTGCTCACCGGCACGCCACCGCCGGTGACCGGTGAAGACGCACGCCGGGCGCTGGCCGTGGCCAGTGACATCGTCGCCATCGTCAAGCAGGGGATGCCAGTCAGTTGA
- a CDS encoding SDR family NAD(P)-dependent oxidoreductase has product MLGKVEQARRGPGQGRAVMVTGCSTGIGRAVALHLAARGFTVLPTVRRLEDAEDLSRSGPGIFPICPLDLSNPQQVAEAARKVTTVLEEQHLPGLYALVNNAGGGAIAPLELLDVAILRRELETRVVGPLALLQALLPAVRAARGRVLWIVTPGLLPIPFVGSIHVCDFAVNCLARTLRLELRPWSIPAILVRCGGIKTPAVSRTARQLEQSLREWPAERAQLYAAGLRHELEQLAEFDRKRSEPEVVAATVFRALIAKRPRSRYTVGFMARTAALAELLPQVAVDKIMAWRG; this is encoded by the coding sequence ATGCTTGGGAAAGTGGAGCAGGCCCGGCGCGGTCCTGGCCAAGGCCGGGCAGTGATGGTGACGGGGTGTTCGACGGGGATCGGTCGCGCGGTTGCCCTCCACCTTGCCGCGCGCGGATTCACCGTGTTACCCACGGTCAGGCGGCTGGAGGATGCCGAGGACCTCAGCCGCAGCGGGCCGGGAATCTTCCCTATCTGCCCTTTGGATCTGAGCAACCCGCAGCAGGTGGCGGAGGCCGCCCGGAAAGTGACCACAGTGCTTGAGGAGCAACATCTCCCTGGCCTCTATGCCCTCGTGAACAATGCCGGCGGTGGTGCAATCGCCCCTTTGGAGCTGCTGGATGTGGCCATCCTGCGCCGCGAGTTGGAGACCAGAGTGGTAGGCCCGCTGGCGCTCCTGCAGGCGCTGCTGCCTGCGGTCCGTGCTGCACGCGGGCGTGTGCTGTGGATCGTTACACCCGGGCTACTTCCTATCCCGTTCGTGGGGAGTATCCACGTGTGCGACTTTGCCGTCAATTGCTTGGCGCGCACGCTGCGTTTGGAGCTGAGGCCCTGGAGCATTCCTGCGATTCTGGTGCGCTGTGGCGGCATAAAGACGCCGGCGGTCAGTCGCACTGCCCGACAGCTGGAACAAAGCCTCAGAGAGTGGCCGGCCGAGCGCGCCCAGCTGTATGCGGCTGGCCTGCGGCATGAGCTCGAACAGCTCGCTGAGTTCGACCGCAAACGGAGTGAGCCGGAGGTGGTTGCAGCGACGGTGTTCAGGGCGCTCATTGCGAAGCGCCCACGTTCGCGCTACACGGTGGGGTTCATGGCGCGGACAGCAGCCCTGGCGGAGCTTTTGCCCCAGGTGGCGGTGGATAAAATCATGGCGTGGCGCGGCTAA
- the lpxB gene encoding lipid-A-disaccharide synthase yields the protein MRRRCMIIAGEASGDLHGSSLALALRQLAPELELFGIGGDRMQQAGVELLYHASQMAHMGFAEVLRHLPALQRAFSRTLHEAVTRRPHLVVLIDYPGFNLRFAQVAKRHGLKVLYYIVPQLWAWRKGRLSKMARSVDAAAVIFPFEEPLFASAGIPTTFVGHPLLDVLRVMGDRQSFFARHGLDPHHPLVALLPGSRVQEVRSLLPVMLQAVDKLRRSLPGLQAVVAKADTVADEVYAPLLAAHRHTATVRGDTHACLKCADAAVVASGTATLEAACLGTPFVLGYKVSWLSFQLMRRMIRIPYIGLVNIVADKQVVRELVQGDFAPEPLAAELKMLLQDQTRREAMRRESRLVAEKLGTPGAARRTAELALRLMETDGGR from the coding sequence ATGCGCAGACGTTGCATGATCATCGCCGGGGAGGCCTCTGGCGACTTGCACGGCAGCAGCCTTGCGCTCGCTTTGCGCCAATTGGCCCCGGAACTGGAGCTGTTCGGCATCGGCGGTGACCGCATGCAACAGGCCGGGGTGGAACTCCTCTACCACGCCAGCCAGATGGCCCACATGGGCTTTGCCGAGGTGCTCAGGCATTTGCCGGCGCTGCAGCGCGCCTTTTCCCGCACCTTGCACGAGGCCGTGACACGCAGGCCACACCTGGTGGTTCTCATCGACTACCCCGGATTCAACCTGCGCTTTGCCCAGGTAGCCAAGCGACACGGCCTCAAGGTGCTTTATTACATCGTGCCCCAACTCTGGGCATGGCGCAAAGGGCGCCTAAGCAAGATGGCGCGCAGCGTCGATGCTGCTGCGGTGATTTTCCCATTTGAGGAACCACTTTTCGCCAGTGCCGGCATCCCCACCACCTTCGTGGGGCATCCGCTGTTGGATGTCCTTCGGGTGATGGGCGACAGGCAAAGCTTCTTTGCCCGCCACGGCCTCGATCCCCACCACCCCTTGGTGGCATTGCTCCCGGGGAGCAGAGTTCAGGAGGTGCGCAGCCTGCTACCGGTAATGCTCCAGGCGGTGGACAAGCTCCGCCGCTCCTTGCCAGGCCTGCAAGCGGTCGTGGCCAAGGCCGACACCGTCGCTGATGAGGTGTACGCTCCTTTGCTGGCAGCTCACCGCCACACCGCGACGGTGCGGGGCGATACCCACGCATGCCTCAAGTGCGCAGACGCCGCAGTGGTTGCCTCCGGCACGGCCACCTTGGAGGCCGCATGCTTAGGCACACCTTTCGTCCTGGGCTACAAGGTGTCGTGGCTTTCCTTCCAGCTGATGCGACGCATGATCAGGATCCCGTACATCGGGCTGGTCAATATCGTGGCCGATAAGCAGGTGGTGCGGGAACTTGTGCAGGGTGACTTTGCGCCAGAGCCTCTGGCAGCCGAGCTGAAGATGCTTCTCCAGGACCAGACGAGGCGAGAGGCCATGCGCCGTGAGTCGCGTCTGGTAGCTGAAAAGCTGGGCACTCCGGGCGCAGCCCGGCGCACTGCCGAACTGGCGCTGCGGCTGATGGAAACTGATGGCGGTAGATGA
- a CDS encoding SDR family oxidoreductase, with protein MNLQLDGQVALITGATGCIGSAVTMSLARSGADVAIGFCENKQKAEDLAQEALRMGRRALTVQADVTSEHQTLALIAEVERRFGRLDILINVVGHFLQKPLVETTAAEWQEMLETNVTSAFLLCKAALSGMRRRRHGRIVNLGLAGLEAGHGFAQIGAHAVAKAALLSLTRSLAKQEAGHGVTVNMVAPGFVYGPQVSEAQARELAARIPAGRLASAAEVASAVVFLASPAASYITGTVIEVAGGWGL; from the coding sequence ATGAACCTCCAACTCGACGGTCAAGTAGCGTTGATCACCGGGGCCACCGGGTGCATCGGAAGCGCCGTGACCATGAGCTTAGCTCGGTCCGGAGCCGATGTCGCCATCGGTTTCTGCGAAAACAAGCAGAAGGCAGAAGACTTGGCGCAGGAAGCACTGCGCATGGGGCGTCGCGCTCTGACCGTGCAGGCAGATGTGACCAGCGAGCACCAGACCCTCGCCCTGATTGCAGAAGTCGAGAGACGGTTTGGCCGTCTGGACATTCTGATCAACGTCGTTGGCCACTTCTTGCAGAAACCGTTAGTAGAGACAACGGCAGCGGAATGGCAGGAGATGTTGGAAACCAACGTGACCAGCGCCTTCTTGTTGTGCAAGGCTGCACTGTCGGGTATGCGTCGCCGCAGGCATGGACGTATCGTGAACCTGGGCTTGGCAGGCTTGGAAGCTGGGCATGGCTTCGCGCAGATTGGGGCCCATGCCGTCGCCAAGGCGGCCCTCTTGTCCCTCACGCGTTCCCTGGCCAAGCAGGAGGCCGGTCACGGCGTCACGGTCAACATGGTCGCGCCAGGGTTTGTCTATGGGCCTCAGGTATCCGAAGCCCAGGCCAGAGAGCTTGCCGCCCGCATCCCCGCAGGTCGCCTGGCAAGCGCGGCGGAGGTGGCAAGCGCGGTCGTGTTCCTCGCCTCGCCGGCGGCCTCCTACATCACCGGCACCGTCATTGAGGTCGCCGGCGGCTGGGGGCTGTGA
- a CDS encoding ZIP family metal transporter, with amino-acid sequence MIQEWFVNLNPVAQALVATCGTWFVTALGAAVVLLVRGVNQKVLDSMLGFAAGVMIAASFWSLLAPAIEMAAEQGGPAWIPAAAGFLLGAGFLWVVDRILPHLHVGYPMEEAEGLKTAWQRSVLLVLAITLHNIPEGLAVGVAFGAAGQGLTAGLAGAVALALGIGLQNFPEGTAVSAPLRREGMSAGRSFFWGQLSGVVEPVAGVLGAMAVVAVKSLLPYALAFAAGAMIYVVVEELIPESQLGKHTHLATGGLVVGFVTMMVLDVALG; translated from the coding sequence ATGATCCAAGAGTGGTTCGTGAACCTGAATCCCGTGGCCCAGGCTTTGGTGGCTACCTGCGGCACGTGGTTTGTGACCGCCCTAGGCGCAGCTGTGGTTTTGCTGGTGCGAGGGGTGAACCAGAAAGTCCTGGACAGCATGCTTGGCTTCGCGGCCGGAGTGATGATTGCCGCCAGCTTCTGGTCACTGCTCGCACCGGCCATCGAGATGGCTGCTGAGCAAGGAGGGCCGGCGTGGATTCCCGCTGCCGCAGGCTTTCTCCTGGGCGCAGGCTTTCTCTGGGTGGTGGACCGCATCTTGCCCCATCTGCACGTGGGTTATCCGATGGAAGAGGCAGAGGGGCTGAAGACCGCCTGGCAACGAAGCGTCCTCCTCGTCTTGGCGATCACCCTCCACAATATCCCCGAGGGGCTGGCGGTTGGCGTGGCTTTTGGAGCCGCAGGCCAAGGTTTAACTGCGGGCCTTGCCGGTGCCGTCGCCTTGGCACTGGGGATCGGTCTGCAAAACTTCCCGGAAGGCACGGCCGTCTCCGCCCCCTTGCGCCGAGAGGGGATGAGCGCCGGGCGGAGCTTCTTTTGGGGGCAACTTTCGGGAGTGGTTGAGCCCGTCGCAGGCGTACTTGGAGCCATGGCCGTCGTTGCTGTGAAATCGCTCCTGCCCTATGCCCTGGCCTTTGCCGCCGGCGCCATGATCTACGTGGTTGTCGAAGAACTCATCCCTGAGTCACAGCTGGGCAAACACACCCATTTGGCCACGGGTGGATTGGTGGTCGGCTTTGTCACAATGATGGTGCTGGACGTGGCGCTGGGCTGA
- a CDS encoding lysophospholipid acyltransferase family protein produces MAVDEEAMGRGPWRKLMFVLACKLGWLLILAMGRLTRVRAVGRQHWQRAVAGGRGVLVMVWHGRILLPIYLHRRQGIIPMVSLHEDGEMIARTVERLGYRTIRGSSTRGGREAFHHMLAALNSGAVCAIMPDGPRGPRHHLKPGAIRLAHRSGAYLLPVTFSCDRPIFARSWDKFMLWRPFARSVIFYGEPFTVPPHLSEAELEELRHRVEQQMIAFERKADEYVRH; encoded by the coding sequence ATGGCGGTAGATGAAGAAGCGATGGGGCGCGGTCCTTGGCGGAAACTGATGTTTGTGCTGGCCTGCAAATTGGGCTGGCTGTTGATCCTGGCCATGGGGCGCTTGACGCGCGTCCGTGCCGTAGGCCGGCAACACTGGCAGCGCGCCGTGGCGGGTGGCCGCGGGGTGCTGGTGATGGTGTGGCATGGGCGCATCCTTCTGCCCATCTACCTGCATCGCCGCCAGGGGATCATCCCCATGGTCAGTCTGCACGAGGACGGCGAGATGATCGCCCGCACTGTGGAGCGCCTTGGCTACCGCACCATAAGGGGATCGAGTACGCGCGGCGGGCGCGAGGCCTTTCACCACATGCTGGCGGCCCTCAATAGCGGGGCAGTCTGCGCCATCATGCCTGACGGCCCACGTGGCCCGCGTCACCACCTCAAGCCGGGAGCAATCCGCCTGGCGCACCGCTCCGGCGCCTATCTGCTCCCTGTCACCTTCTCCTGCGACCGCCCCATCTTCGCGCGGAGCTGGGACAAGTTCATGCTTTGGCGGCCGTTCGCGCGTTCGGTCATCTTCTACGGCGAACCCTTCACTGTGCCGCCCCATCTGAGCGAGGCCGAGTTAGAAGAGCTGCGGCACAGGGTCGAGCAGCAGATGATCGCCTTCGAGAGGAAGGCCGATGAATATGTTCGCCACTAA
- a CDS encoding sigma-54 dependent transcriptional regulator gives MSVGQSTIKPKILIVDDDRNIGRMISATLQKQKRYECAIALSGEACLQLVRDDPPELILLDIQMPGIDGLETLGRLKKLEPNIPVVMMSAHGTIERAVRSMKLGAHDFIEKPFASERLLVTVENALITSSLKKEVGELRSELKRKYSFENIIGQSGAMQEVFRAVEKVIDSNVTVLIQGESGTGKELIARAIHYHSRTRGNKPFVAVNCTALPESLLESELFGHEKGAFTGAAGRRIGKFEQANGGTIFLDEIGLMSPATQSKVLRVLQEREFERVGGNELVRVDVRFISATNRDLEEAVKKGEFREDLYYRIAVFPIKLPPLRERKEDIPALAAFFLKKYGQEEGKEIEGISADALELLMAYHWPGNVRELENAIERAVVLAATKEIMPSDLPAAVRALGEKRLYEADHTLANWIEKLEEEALRQALLECGGNVSQTAKKLGIGRATIYRKAKKYGLPMIK, from the coding sequence ATGAGCGTGGGGCAGTCAACCATCAAACCCAAGATTCTGATTGTCGATGACGACAGGAACATCGGCAGGATGATCTCCGCCACCCTGCAGAAGCAGAAGCGCTACGAGTGCGCCATCGCGCTCAGTGGCGAAGCCTGCCTGCAGTTGGTGCGCGATGACCCACCTGAGCTCATCCTCCTGGACATCCAGATGCCGGGCATCGACGGTCTTGAGACCTTGGGGCGTCTGAAGAAGCTTGAGCCCAACATTCCGGTGGTCATGATGTCCGCCCACGGCACCATCGAGCGCGCGGTTCGCTCCATGAAGCTCGGCGCCCACGACTTTATCGAAAAGCCTTTCGCCAGCGAGCGGCTGCTGGTGACCGTGGAGAATGCCCTGATTACCAGCTCCTTGAAAAAGGAGGTCGGCGAGCTCCGCTCCGAGCTCAAGAGGAAGTACTCCTTTGAGAACATCATCGGGCAGAGCGGCGCCATGCAGGAGGTCTTCCGGGCGGTGGAAAAAGTCATCGACAGCAACGTCACTGTGCTCATCCAGGGGGAGAGCGGCACCGGCAAGGAGCTGATCGCCCGCGCCATTCACTACCATTCCCGCACGCGTGGCAACAAGCCTTTCGTTGCCGTCAACTGCACTGCCCTGCCCGAGTCTCTCTTGGAGAGCGAACTCTTCGGGCACGAGAAGGGTGCCTTTACCGGAGCTGCCGGACGGCGCATCGGCAAGTTCGAACAGGCAAACGGCGGCACCATCTTCTTGGACGAGATAGGCCTGATGAGTCCGGCCACGCAGTCGAAAGTGCTGCGCGTGCTGCAGGAGAGGGAATTCGAACGCGTCGGCGGCAACGAACTGGTGCGGGTGGACGTGCGCTTCATTTCGGCCACTAATCGCGATTTGGAAGAGGCGGTGAAGAAGGGTGAATTCCGCGAGGATCTCTACTACCGCATTGCGGTCTTCCCCATCAAGTTGCCGCCCTTGCGCGAACGGAAAGAAGATATCCCGGCATTGGCGGCCTTTTTCCTCAAGAAGTACGGCCAGGAGGAAGGCAAGGAGATCGAAGGCATCTCCGCTGACGCGCTCGAGCTTCTGATGGCCTATCATTGGCCCGGCAACGTGCGCGAGCTGGAGAATGCCATCGAGCGTGCCGTCGTGCTGGCGGCGACCAAGGAGATTATGCCCAGTGACCTACCCGCTGCGGTGAGGGCGTTGGGTGAGAAGCGCCTGTACGAAGCAGACCACACTCTGGCCAACTGGATCGAGAAGCTGGAGGAGGAGGCGTTGCGGCAGGCGCTGTTGGAGTGTGGCGGAAACGTGTCGCAAACGGCGAAGAAGCTGGGCATTGGTCGGGCAACCATCTACCGCAAGGCCAAGAAGTACGGCCTGCCGATGATCAAGTAG
- a CDS encoding dipeptide epimerase has translation MLMSRKEFFEKSGKAVLAAGALGAGMSTLGATGCTSSSGSFTLTYKTIRLQLQHAWTLSRNTSTYKDNVFVKLEKDGIFGLGEAAHNVRYGETLESTIQTIELARPILESCNPWTFVDVGEAIQKVCEGQTAAKAAMDMALMEWIAKKLGLPFYRFLGLDPKKAPGTTFSIGIDTPEVIKQKVREAEPYPLLKAKMGGPNDEEILAAIRSVTDKPLRVDANEGWKDKEVAIRKIEWLAKNGVEIVEQPMPSNMLEETAWVRERSPLPIIADESVKSAHDIPALAQAFDGINIKVDKAGGLQEALRMIWMARSLRMKIMLGCMIASSLSITAAAHLSPLVDYPDLDGNLLIANDPFQGVRVKDGWLILPDGPGFGVKGVF, from the coding sequence ATGCTCATGTCGCGCAAGGAATTCTTTGAGAAAAGCGGCAAGGCGGTCTTGGCCGCTGGGGCCCTCGGTGCCGGAATGAGCACCCTCGGAGCAACGGGATGCACCTCATCGTCAGGCTCCTTCACGCTGACGTACAAGACCATCCGCCTCCAGCTGCAGCACGCCTGGACGTTGAGCCGCAACACCAGTACCTACAAGGACAATGTCTTTGTCAAGCTTGAGAAGGATGGCATCTTTGGCCTGGGCGAGGCGGCACACAACGTCCGCTACGGCGAAACGCTCGAGTCCACCATCCAGACCATCGAGTTGGCGCGCCCCATTCTCGAAAGTTGCAATCCCTGGACCTTCGTGGACGTGGGAGAGGCCATCCAGAAGGTCTGCGAAGGCCAAACCGCAGCCAAGGCGGCCATGGACATGGCGCTGATGGAATGGATCGCTAAGAAGCTCGGACTCCCCTTCTATCGGTTCCTTGGCCTGGACCCTAAGAAGGCGCCGGGCACCACTTTCTCCATCGGCATCGACACGCCGGAGGTGATCAAGCAGAAAGTGCGCGAGGCAGAGCCCTACCCGCTGCTCAAAGCGAAGATGGGCGGGCCTAACGACGAAGAGATCTTAGCAGCCATTCGCAGCGTGACCGACAAACCGCTCCGGGTGGACGCCAACGAGGGCTGGAAGGACAAAGAGGTGGCGATCAGAAAGATCGAATGGCTGGCTAAGAACGGGGTGGAAATCGTCGAGCAGCCCATGCCCAGCAACATGCTCGAAGAGACCGCTTGGGTGCGGGAGCGCTCGCCGCTGCCCATCATCGCCGACGAGAGCGTGAAGAGCGCGCACGACATTCCTGCCTTGGCGCAGGCGTTCGACGGCATCAACATCAAGGTGGACAAGGCTGGTGGCCTGCAGGAGGCCCTGCGCATGATCTGGATGGCGCGCTCTCTGCGCATGAAAATCATGTTGGGATGCATGATTGCCAGCTCGCTGTCCATCACCGCCGCTGCCCATCTCTCGCCGCTGGTGGACTATCCTGACTTGGACGGCAACTTGCTCATCGCCAACGACCCGTTCCAGGGCGTCAGGGTCAAGGACGGCTGGCTGATCCTGCCAGATGGCCCGGGCTTCGGCGTCAAGGGAGTATTCTGA
- the lpxK gene encoding tetraacyldisaccharide 4'-kinase yields the protein MNMFATKWPAALLLPLSLPYLLITWLRNILYDAGVLRQWKLPCQVIAVGNLTVGGTGKTPMVELIARTFRDRGKRVCVISRGYKRRRRGLVVVSDGQRTLAGLEDSGDEPLMLANKLQGVPVIVDRDRVRAGRLAIERFGAQLLVLDDAFQHRRLRPDVSVVLVDGQRGFGNGWLLPAGPLREPASRLAAATVVMLTRVEGPHAIVPLAARLRQYTPAPVLTARHVPLDLLSADGKRSDSSAWQGRNVAAFCGIAQPDAFFAMLERSGMRLVLRKAFADHHSYTAQEVESLCRQAAQQGAECLITTEKDMVRLEGLAFPLPLWCLRITLQVEELPELMRIIEAHSRGERQRICCEKKT from the coding sequence ATGAATATGTTCGCCACTAAGTGGCCGGCAGCCTTGCTTCTGCCGCTTAGCCTCCCGTACCTCCTTATAACCTGGCTGCGCAACATCCTCTACGATGCCGGAGTGTTGCGCCAGTGGAAACTTCCCTGCCAGGTTATTGCCGTGGGCAATCTCACCGTCGGCGGCACCGGCAAGACACCCATGGTCGAGCTCATCGCTCGCACGTTCCGCGACAGGGGCAAGCGCGTGTGCGTGATCAGCCGCGGCTACAAGCGCCGCCGGCGTGGCTTGGTGGTCGTTTCCGATGGGCAGCGGACTCTCGCCGGGCTCGAAGACAGCGGCGATGAACCGCTCATGTTGGCCAACAAGCTGCAGGGCGTCCCCGTGATTGTGGACCGCGATCGCGTACGCGCTGGCCGCCTGGCCATCGAGCGCTTTGGGGCACAACTGCTGGTGCTTGATGACGCCTTTCAACACCGCCGCCTGCGCCCCGATGTCTCTGTCGTCCTTGTCGATGGGCAGCGCGGCTTCGGCAATGGCTGGCTCTTGCCTGCCGGACCTCTACGCGAGCCTGCCTCGCGGTTGGCTGCGGCGACCGTGGTCATGCTCACGCGAGTGGAAGGCCCTCATGCCATTGTGCCCCTGGCGGCCAGGCTTCGCCAGTACACGCCCGCCCCCGTTCTGACGGCGCGCCATGTGCCCCTGGACCTGCTCAGTGCCGACGGCAAAAGGAGCGACTCGAGCGCCTGGCAAGGGAGAAACGTAGCTGCCTTCTGCGGCATAGCCCAGCCCGATGCCTTTTTCGCCATGCTAGAGCGGTCTGGCATGCGGCTGGTCCTGCGCAAGGCCTTCGCCGATCACCACTCGTACACGGCGCAGGAGGTCGAAAGCCTCTGTCGCCAGGCGGCGCAGCAAGGCGCCGAATGCCTTATCACCACCGAAAAAGACATGGTGCGGCTTGAGGGGCTTGCCTTCCCCCTGCCGCTGTGGTGTCTGCGCATCACCCTGCAGGTGGAGGAGCTCCCGGAGCTGATGCGCATCATCGAGGCACACAGCAGGGGCGAGCGGCAACGCATTTGTTGCGAAAAAAAAACTTGA